In the genome of Pseudorca crassidens isolate mPseCra1 chromosome 14, mPseCra1.hap1, whole genome shotgun sequence, one region contains:
- the MSH6 gene encoding DNA mismatch repair protein Msh6 isoform X3 yields the protein MPAKTRSGPQVKAPPPLPPGPLPLPQAGMRPGARPGLGRGPWRAPLRGPRRGTSTEACGSRQPLRSCDFSPGDLVWAKMEGYPWWPCLVYNHPFDGTFIREKGKSARVHVQFFDDSPTRGWVSRRLLKPYTGSKSKEAQKGGHFYSSKPEILRAMQRADEALNKDKIKRLELAVCDEPSEPEEEEETEAGATYASDKSEEENEIESEEEVRPKVQGSRRSSRQIKKRRVISDSESDIGGSDVEFKPDAKEEGSSDEISSGVGDSDSEGLDSPVKVAPKRKRMITGNGSLKRKSSRKEMPSATKRATGISSETKNTLSAFSAPQNSESQAHVSGGCDDSSRPTIWYHETLEWLKEEKRRDKHRRRPDHPDFDASTLYVPEDFLNSCTPGMRKWWQIKSQNFDLVIFYKVGKFYELYHMDALTGVSELGLVFMKGNWAHSGFPEIAFGRYSDSLVQKGYKVARVEQTETPEMMEARCRKMAHISKYDRVVRREICRVITKGTQTYSVLEGDPSENYSKYLLSLKEKEEESSGHARVYGVCFVDTSLGKFFIGQFSDDRHCSRFRTLVAHYPPVQVLFEKGNLSVETKMILKGSLSSSLQEGLIPGSQFWDAAKTLRTLLEEGYFTDKLNEDSGVMLPQVLKGMTSESDSVGLTPGEKSELALSALGGCVFYLKKCLIDQELLSMANFEEYIPLDSDTVRATGPGAVFAKASQRMVLDAVTLSNLEIFLNGTNGSTEGTLLDKIDTCYTPFGKRLLKQWLCAPLCNPYVISDRLDAIEDLMVVPDKISEVVDLLKKLPDLERLLSKIHNVGSPLKSQNHPDSRAIMYEETTYSKKKIIDFLSALEGFKVLCKIIGVMEEVIDDFKSKILKQVLTLQAKNPEGRFPDLTLELNRWDTAFDHEKARKTGLITPKAGFDSDYDQALADIRENEQSLLEYLEKQRSRIGCRTIVYWGIGRNRYQLEIPENFITRNLPEEYELKSTKKGCKRYWTKTIEKKLANLINAEERRDVSLKDCMRRLFYNFDKNYKDWQAAVECIAVLDVLLCLANYSRGGDGPMCRPVILLPGEDTPPFLDLKGSRHPCITKTFFGDDFIPNDILIGCEEEEENGKAYCVLVTGPNMGGKSTLMRQAGLLVVMAQMGCYVPAEVCRLTPIDRVFTRLGASDRIMSGESTFFVELSETASILKHATAHSLVLVDELGRGTATFDGTAIANAVVKELAENIKCRTLFSTHYHSLVEDYSQNVAVRLGHMACMVENECEDPSQETITFLYKFIKGACPKSYGFNAARLANLPEEVIQKGHRKAREFEKMTQSLRLFREVCLASESSTVDAEAVRKLLTLIEEL from the exons gTTCGAAGTCAAAGGAAGCCCAGAAAGGGGGTCATTTCTACAGTTCAAAGCCTGAAATTCTCAGAGCAATGCAACGTGCAGATGAAGCCTTGAATAAAGACAAGATTAAGAGGCTTGAATTGGCAGTGTGTGATGAGCCCTCAGAaccagaggaggaagaagagacgGAG GCAGGTGCCACTTACGCATCAGATAAgagtgaagaagaaaatgaaattgagagTGAAGAGGAAGTGAGGCCAAAGGTGCAAGGATCTAGGCGAAGTAGCCGCCAGATAAAAAAGCGAAGGGTCATATCAGACTCTGAGAGTGACATTGGTGGCTCTGATGTGGAATTTAAGCCAGATGCTAAGGAGGAAGGAAGCAGTGATGAAATAAGCAGTGGAGTAGGGGATAGTGACAGTGAAGGCCTGGACAGCCCTGTTAAAGTTGCTCCAAAGAGGAAGAGAATGATAACTGGTAATGGCTCCCTCAAAAGGAAAAGTTCAAGGAAGGAAATGCCCTCGGCCACCAAACGAGCAACTGGCATTTCATCAGAAACCAAGAATACTTTGAGTGCTTTCTCTGCCCCTCAAAATTCTGAATCCCAAGCCCACGTTAGTGGAGGATGTGATGACAGTAGTCGCCCTACCATCTGGTATCATGAAACTTTAGAGTGGCTtaaggaggagaagagaagagataaGCACAGGAGGCGACCTGATCACCCTGATTTTGATGCATCCACACTCTATGTGCCTGAGGATTTCCTTAATTCCTGTACTCCTGGGATGAGAAAGTGGTGGCAGATTAAGTCTCAGAACTTTGATCTTGTCATATTTTATAAGGTGGGGAAGTTTTATGAGCTATACCACATGGATGCTCTTACTGGAGTCAGTGAACTAGGGCTGGTATTCATGAAAGGCAACTGGGCCCATTCTGGTTTCCCTGAAATTGCATTTGGCCGATATTCAGATTCCCTGGTCCAGAAGGGCTATAAAGTAGCACGGGTGGAACAGACCGAGACCCCGGAAATGATGGAGGCACGATGCCGAAAGATGGCACATATATCTAAGTATGACAGAGTGGTGAGGAGGGAGATCTGTAGGGTCATTACCAAGGGTACACAGACCTACAGTGTGCTGGAAGGTGACCCCTCAGAGAACTACAGTAAATACCTTCTTAGcctcaaagaaaaagaagaagaatcttCTGGCCACGCTCGAGTGTATGGAGTATGTTTCGTTGATACCTCGCTAGGGAAGTTCTTCATAGGTCAGTTTTCAGATGATCGCCATTGTTCCAGGTTTAGGACGTTAGTGGCACACTATCCTCCAGTACAAGTCTTGTTTGAGAAAGGAAATCTCTCAGTGGAAACTAAGATGATTCTCAAGGGTTCACTGTCCTCTTCTCTTCAGGAAGGTCTGATACCAGGTTCCCAGTTTTGGGATGCAGCCAAAACTTTGAGAACTCTCCTTGAAGAAGGATATTTTACGGACAAGTTAAATGAGGACAGTGGGGTGATGTTACCCCAGGTGCTTAAAGGTATGACCTCAGAGTCTGATTCTGTTGGGTTGACACCGGGAGAGAAGAGTGAATTGGCCCTCTCTGCTCTTGGTGGTTGTGTCTTCTACCTCAAAAAATGCCTTATTGATCAGGAGCTTCTATCAATGGCTAATTTTGAAGAATATATTCCCTTGGATTCTGACACGGTCCGTGCTACAGGACCTGGTGCTGTCTTTGCTAAAGCCAGTCAACGAATGGTGCTAGATGCTGTGACATTAAGCAACTTGGAGATTTTTCTGAATGGAACAAATGGTTCTACTGAAGGGACCCTGTTAGACAAGATTGATACTTGCTATACTCCCTTCGGTAAGCGGCTCCTAAAGCAATGGCTTTGTGCCCCACTCTGTAACCCTTATGTTATCAGTGATCGTCTAGATGCCATAGAAGACCTAATGGTTGTGCCTGACAAAATCTCTGAGGTTGTAGACCTTCTAAAGAAGCTTCCAGACCTTGAGAGGCTACTGAGTAAAATTCATAATGTTGGCTCTCCCCTGAAGAGCCAGAACCACCCAGATAGCAGGGCTATAATGTATGAAGAaaccacatacagcaaaaaaaagattattgattttctttctgctcTGGAAGGATTCAAAGTACTATGTAAAATTATAGGGGTTATGGAGGAAGTCATTGATGACTTTAAGTCTAAAATCCTTAAGCAGGTCCTTACTCTGCAGGCAAAAAATCCTGAAGGCCGCTTTCCTGATTTGACTTTAGAACTAAACCGATGGGATACAGCCTTTGACCATGAAAAGGCTCGAAAGACTGGACTGATTACTCCCAAGGCAGGATTTGACTCTGATTATGATCAAGCTCTTGCTGACATAagagaaaatgaacagagcctcctGGAATACTTGGAGAAACAGCGTAGTAGAATTGGCTGTAGGACCATAGTCTACTGGGGAATTGGTAGGAATCGTTACCAGTTGGAAATTCCCGAGAATTTCATCACCCGTAATTTGCCAGAAGAATATGAGTTGAAATCTACCAAGAAGGGCTGTAAACGATACTGgaccaaaacaattgagaaaaagtTGGCTAATCTGATAAATGCTGAAGAACGGAGAGATGTATCATTGAAGGACTGCATGCGGCGACTGTTCTATAACTTTGATAAAAATTACAAGGACTGGCAGGCTGCTGTGGAGTGCATCGCAGTGTTGG ATGTCTTACTGTGCCTGGCTAACTACAGTCGAGGGGGTGATGGTCCTATGTGTCGTCCAGTAATTCTGTTGCCAGGAGAAGATACTCCTCCCTTTCTAGACCTTAAAGGATCACGCCACCCCTGCATTACGAAGACTTTTTTTGGTGATGACTTTATTCCAAATGACATTCTAATAGGctgtgaggaagaggaagaaaatggcaAAGCTTACTGTGTGCTTGTTACTGGACCGAATATGGGGGGCAAGTCTACGCTCATGAGACAG GCCGGCCTACTGGTTGTAATGGCCCAGATGGGTTGTTATGTACCAGCTGAAGTGTGTAGGCTCACACCAATCGATAGAGTGTTTACTAGACTTGGTGCCTCAGACAGAATAATGTCAG gtgaaagTACATTTTTTGTTGAATTGAGTGAAACTGCCAGTATACTTAAACATGCAACAGCACATTCTCTGGTGCTTGTGGATGAATTAG gaaGAGGTACTGCAACATTTGATGGGACAGCAATAGCAAATGCAGTTGTTAAAGAACTTGCTGAGAATATAAAGTGTCGTACATTGTTTTCTACCCACTACCATTCACTGGTTGAAGACTATTCTCAAAATGTTGCAGTGCGCCTAGGACACATG gcatGCATGGTAGAAAATGAATGTGAAGATCCCAGCCAGGAGACTATTACCTTCCTGTATAAATTCATTAAAGGAGCCTGTCCTAAAAGCTATGGCTTTAATGCAGCAAGGCTTGCTAATCTTCCAGAGGAGGTTATTCAAAAGGGACATAGAAAAGCAAGAGAATTTGAGAAGATGACTCAGTCACTGCGATTATTTCG ggaaGTTTGTCTGGCTAGTGAAAGCTCGACTGTAGATGCTGAAGCTGTCCGTAAGTTGCTGACTTTGATTGAGGAATTATAG